One genomic window of Devosia salina includes the following:
- the cysQ gene encoding 3'(2'),5'-bisphosphate nucleotidase CysQ — MSVVTEAPPLTLTEVAVEAAIAAAKVICAVYERPIQVVTKDDGSPVTEADAAAEAVIIEHLRPTGLPVLGEESVAAGIVPVLGERYFVVDPLDGTKEFIKRNGEFTVNIALVDGGRAVMGVVLAPATGDIFAGDADGAWTGRVVDGEVTGRRDIRVTTQARPRIVASRSHGHVALKQLCETLDVESDVSVGSSLKFCLLARGEAQLYPRFTPTCEWDTAAGQAVLEAAGGAVVTLDGAPLRYGKGDLKFLNPYFVAAASAELAEAGAAEMRRLLG, encoded by the coding sequence ATGAGCGTGGTGACCGAGGCGCCTCCCCTGACGCTCACCGAAGTGGCCGTCGAGGCGGCCATTGCCGCGGCCAAGGTGATTTGCGCCGTCTATGAACGGCCGATCCAGGTCGTGACCAAGGACGATGGCTCGCCGGTCACCGAGGCCGACGCCGCGGCGGAGGCGGTCATCATCGAGCATTTACGGCCCACGGGGTTGCCGGTCCTCGGCGAGGAAAGCGTTGCCGCCGGCATCGTGCCGGTACTGGGCGAGCGCTATTTCGTCGTCGATCCGCTGGACGGCACCAAGGAATTCATCAAGCGCAATGGCGAGTTCACCGTCAATATCGCGCTGGTGGATGGCGGCAGGGCCGTGATGGGCGTGGTGCTGGCGCCGGCAACCGGCGACATCTTTGCCGGAGACGCCGATGGGGCCTGGACAGGCAGGGTCGTCGATGGCGAGGTCACCGGGCGGCGCGACATTCGTGTTACGACGCAGGCCCGTCCCCGCATCGTGGCCAGCCGGAGCCACGGCCACGTCGCGCTCAAGCAATTGTGCGAGACCCTGGACGTGGAGAGCGATGTCTCGGTCGGATCATCGCTGAAGTTCTGTTTGCTGGCGCGCGGCGAGGCGCAGCTTTACCCTCGCTTTACCCCGACCTGTGAATGGGATACCGCCGCCGGTCAGGCTGTGCTTGAAGCAGCGGGCGGAGCTGTCGTCACGCTCGACGGAGCGCCGCTGCGGTATGGCAAGGGGGATCTGAAGTTTCTCAATCCCTATTTCGTGGCCGCGGCCAGTGCAGAACTGGCCGAGGCGGGCGCGGCCGAAATGCGGCGCCTGCTCGGCTAG
- a CDS encoding PadR family transcriptional regulator: MNVRTLCLSILYEGDASGYDIRRMCTEGNFAYFVEASYGSIYPALARLEDEGLVSSRTEQQDGKPARKVYTITEAGRTAFAEELSEPLGEDVFRSPFLLFARFAHILPQELVEERCHEQLQRTLEELKQIYQAPAEHDCSPADHWVINYGRAVLEVAEQHLRTHMHELITMARAEPRKDAAE, translated from the coding sequence ATGAACGTCAGGACATTGTGCCTATCCATTCTCTACGAGGGGGATGCGAGCGGCTATGACATTCGCCGGATGTGCACGGAAGGCAATTTCGCCTATTTCGTGGAAGCCAGCTATGGCTCGATCTATCCCGCGCTGGCCCGGCTCGAGGACGAGGGGCTGGTCAGCAGCCGCACCGAGCAGCAGGACGGCAAACCGGCCCGAAAAGTCTACACCATTACCGAAGCGGGCCGCACGGCGTTTGCCGAGGAACTGAGCGAACCGTTGGGCGAGGACGTGTTCCGCAGCCCGTTCCTGCTGTTCGCGCGCTTTGCACATATTCTGCCGCAGGAACTGGTGGAAGAGCGGTGCCATGAACAGCTCCAGCGGACGCTGGAAGAGCTCAAGCAAATCTACCAGGCGCCGGCCGAGCACGACTGCTCGCCGGCCGATCACTGGGTCATCAATTACGGACGTGCAGTATTGGAGGTTGCGGAGCAGCATCTGCGCACCCATATGCACGAACTGATCACAATGGCGCGAGCCGAGCCACGAAAAGACGCGGCTGAATAA